From a single Lolium rigidum isolate FL_2022 chromosome 7, APGP_CSIRO_Lrig_0.1, whole genome shotgun sequence genomic region:
- the LOC124670669 gene encoding uncharacterized protein LOC124670669 isoform X1, whose translation MVLLLVVDFKMTSKKSNRSTVTSCTALHMEWDRISCPICMEQPHNAVLLICSSYKNGCRCYICNTSHRHSNCLDRFREMNGDSKVCDSHSTSLVLSNSNNRTVQPRAHYSTISRHLLSPSLRRHIDNANNQESVNSTLSVGERSIIMEECHDAMQISADLKCPLCRGSVSGWIPAGEARKYLDEKLRTCSHDSCKFVGTYEQLREHARTAHLLVKPAHVDISRKRSWDRLEREQEFGDVISAIRSQNPDAIIVGDYVIETRDTMSPDQDSGEESGDEWWSPVGDPIESPDNRHGAPRRWLDGRLGSPSNWPDERRAFARFLPQPRLPFSNRRSSPADWHGMRRPSTRSLLREGFTNRQSRNSTSHRRYRRIFDRHYTGHGRAGIGRRQDGSTFGPGGRQRLRYTQRNQHDP comes from the exons ATGGTCCTGCTTCTTGTAG TTGATTTCAAGATGACAAGTAAGAAAAGTAACAGATCTACAGTCACATCATGCACTGCTCTGCATATGGAATGGGACAGGATTTCTTGCCCTATTTGTATGGAGCAACCACACAATGCTGTTTTACTTATATGCAGTTCGTACAAGAATGGCTGCAGATGTTATATTTGTAACACAAGCCATCGACACTCTAACTGCCTAGACCGGTTCAGAGAAATGAATGGAGATAGTAAGGTCTGTGATTCACACTCAACCTCTTTGGTGCTTTCAAACTCCAATAACAGAACAGTCCAACCAAGAGCTCACTATAGTACGATTTCCAGACATTTGCTGAGCCCAAGCCTCAGAAGGCACATTGATAATGCTAATAACCAAGAATCTGTAAATTCAACATTATCTGTAGGAGAGAGGAGCATTATTATGGAAGAATGCCATGATGCCATGCAAATTTCAGCTGACCTGAAGTGTCCTCTCTGTAGAGGATCAGTATCTGGCTGGATTCCTGCTGGAGAAGCCAGAAAGTATCTAGATGAGAAGTTGAGGACATGCTCCCATGATTCCTGCAAATTTGTTGGAACCTATGAGCAGCTGCGTGAACATGCTAGGACAGCTCACTTGCTTGTGAAACCTGCTCATGTAGATATCTCAAGGAAAAGATCTTGGGATCGCCTTGAGCGTGAGCAggagtttggtgatgtgataagcGCAATAAGGTCACAGAATCCTGATGCAATAATAGTTGGTGACTATGTTATTGAGACTAGAGATACCATGTCCCCTGATCAAGATTCTGGGGAAGAAAGTGGTGATGAGTGGTGGTCTCCTGTTGGAGACCCAATAGAATCACCAGATAACCGACATGGTGCCCCTAGGCGGTGGCTGGATGGAAGGCTAGGATCACCTAGCAATTGGCCAGATGAAAGGCGTGCTTTTGCCAGGTTTCTGCCGCAGCCAAGGCTTCCTTTCAGCAATAGGCGCAGCTCACCTGCAGATTGGCACGGGATGAGACGGCCAAGCACACGAAGTTTGCTGCGCGAGGGCTTCACGAATCGGCAATCCAGGAACAGCACCAGTCACCGCAGATATCGCCGCATCTTTGATCGTCACTATACTGGTCACGGTCGTGCAGGTATTGGCAGGAGGCAGGATGGTTCAACATTTGGGCCGGGCGGACGGCAGCGGCTGAGATACACGCAAAGAAATCAGCATGATCCATGA
- the LOC124670669 gene encoding uncharacterized protein LOC124670669 isoform X3 has protein sequence MVLLLVGERSIIMEECHDAMQISADLKCPLCRGSVSGWIPAGEARKYLDEKLRTCSHDSCKFVGTYEQLREHARTAHLLVKPAHVDISRKRSWDRLEREQEFGDVISAIRSQNPDAIIVGDYVIETRDTMSPDQDSGEESGDEWWSPVGDPIESPDNRHGAPRRWLDGRLGSPSNWPDERRAFARFLPQPRLPFSNRRSSPADWHGMRRPSTRSLLREGFTNRQSRNSTSHRRYRRIFDRHYTGHGRAGIGRRQDGSTFGPGGRQRLRYTQRNQHDP, from the exons ATGGTCCTGCTTCTTGTAG GAGAGAGGAGCATTATTATGGAAGAATGCCATGATGCCATGCAAATTTCAGCTGACCTGAAGTGTCCTCTCTGTAGAGGATCAGTATCTGGCTGGATTCCTGCTGGAGAAGCCAGAAAGTATCTAGATGAGAAGTTGAGGACATGCTCCCATGATTCCTGCAAATTTGTTGGAACCTATGAGCAGCTGCGTGAACATGCTAGGACAGCTCACTTGCTTGTGAAACCTGCTCATGTAGATATCTCAAGGAAAAGATCTTGGGATCGCCTTGAGCGTGAGCAggagtttggtgatgtgataagcGCAATAAGGTCACAGAATCCTGATGCAATAATAGTTGGTGACTATGTTATTGAGACTAGAGATACCATGTCCCCTGATCAAGATTCTGGGGAAGAAAGTGGTGATGAGTGGTGGTCTCCTGTTGGAGACCCAATAGAATCACCAGATAACCGACATGGTGCCCCTAGGCGGTGGCTGGATGGAAGGCTAGGATCACCTAGCAATTGGCCAGATGAAAGGCGTGCTTTTGCCAGGTTTCTGCCGCAGCCAAGGCTTCCTTTCAGCAATAGGCGCAGCTCACCTGCAGATTGGCACGGGATGAGACGGCCAAGCACACGAAGTTTGCTGCGCGAGGGCTTCACGAATCGGCAATCCAGGAACAGCACCAGTCACCGCAGATATCGCCGCATCTTTGATCGTCACTATACTGGTCACGGTCGTGCAGGTATTGGCAGGAGGCAGGATGGTTCAACATTTGGGCCGGGCGGACGGCAGCGGCTGAGATACACGCAAAGAAATCAGCATGATCCATGA
- the LOC124670669 gene encoding uncharacterized protein LOC124670669 isoform X2 has product MTSKKSNRSTVTSCTALHMEWDRISCPICMEQPHNAVLLICSSYKNGCRCYICNTSHRHSNCLDRFREMNGDSKVCDSHSTSLVLSNSNNRTVQPRAHYSTISRHLLSPSLRRHIDNANNQESVNSTLSVGERSIIMEECHDAMQISADLKCPLCRGSVSGWIPAGEARKYLDEKLRTCSHDSCKFVGTYEQLREHARTAHLLVKPAHVDISRKRSWDRLEREQEFGDVISAIRSQNPDAIIVGDYVIETRDTMSPDQDSGEESGDEWWSPVGDPIESPDNRHGAPRRWLDGRLGSPSNWPDERRAFARFLPQPRLPFSNRRSSPADWHGMRRPSTRSLLREGFTNRQSRNSTSHRRYRRIFDRHYTGHGRAGIGRRQDGSTFGPGGRQRLRYTQRNQHDP; this is encoded by the coding sequence ATGACAAGTAAGAAAAGTAACAGATCTACAGTCACATCATGCACTGCTCTGCATATGGAATGGGACAGGATTTCTTGCCCTATTTGTATGGAGCAACCACACAATGCTGTTTTACTTATATGCAGTTCGTACAAGAATGGCTGCAGATGTTATATTTGTAACACAAGCCATCGACACTCTAACTGCCTAGACCGGTTCAGAGAAATGAATGGAGATAGTAAGGTCTGTGATTCACACTCAACCTCTTTGGTGCTTTCAAACTCCAATAACAGAACAGTCCAACCAAGAGCTCACTATAGTACGATTTCCAGACATTTGCTGAGCCCAAGCCTCAGAAGGCACATTGATAATGCTAATAACCAAGAATCTGTAAATTCAACATTATCTGTAGGAGAGAGGAGCATTATTATGGAAGAATGCCATGATGCCATGCAAATTTCAGCTGACCTGAAGTGTCCTCTCTGTAGAGGATCAGTATCTGGCTGGATTCCTGCTGGAGAAGCCAGAAAGTATCTAGATGAGAAGTTGAGGACATGCTCCCATGATTCCTGCAAATTTGTTGGAACCTATGAGCAGCTGCGTGAACATGCTAGGACAGCTCACTTGCTTGTGAAACCTGCTCATGTAGATATCTCAAGGAAAAGATCTTGGGATCGCCTTGAGCGTGAGCAggagtttggtgatgtgataagcGCAATAAGGTCACAGAATCCTGATGCAATAATAGTTGGTGACTATGTTATTGAGACTAGAGATACCATGTCCCCTGATCAAGATTCTGGGGAAGAAAGTGGTGATGAGTGGTGGTCTCCTGTTGGAGACCCAATAGAATCACCAGATAACCGACATGGTGCCCCTAGGCGGTGGCTGGATGGAAGGCTAGGATCACCTAGCAATTGGCCAGATGAAAGGCGTGCTTTTGCCAGGTTTCTGCCGCAGCCAAGGCTTCCTTTCAGCAATAGGCGCAGCTCACCTGCAGATTGGCACGGGATGAGACGGCCAAGCACACGAAGTTTGCTGCGCGAGGGCTTCACGAATCGGCAATCCAGGAACAGCACCAGTCACCGCAGATATCGCCGCATCTTTGATCGTCACTATACTGGTCACGGTCGTGCAGGTATTGGCAGGAGGCAGGATGGTTCAACATTTGGGCCGGGCGGACGGCAGCGGCTGAGATACACGCAAAGAAATCAGCATGATCCATGA
- the LOC124677999 gene encoding taxadiene 5-alpha hydroxylase-like, producing MDYFPIAVALIAVVSSIAIIQLLTRASKPCAANLPPGSLGLPVIGQSLGLLRALRSNTNDQWIQERIDRYGPVSKLSLFGTPTVLIAGPAANKFVFFSSALATRQPRSAQRILGKNSIVDLHGADHRRVRGALQEFLRPDMLKMYVRTIDGEVRRHIDENWTDRATVTVMPLMKTLTFDVISALLFGLERGARRDALAGDFDHVMEGMWAIPVNLPFTAFRRSLEASGRARRALEAITREKKEKVEQGKASRNSDLITCLLSLTDEDGERVLSDEEIVANAIVALIAGHDTTSILMTFMVRQLASDSTTLAAMVQEHEEIAKNKADGEALTWEDLAKMKLTWRVAQETLRMVPPIFGNFRVALEDIEFDSYLIPKGWQVLWTANATHMDASIYHEPAKFDPSRFENQSASAAPPCSFVPFGGGPRICPGIEFSRMETLVTMHYLVRHFTWKLCCKSDTFVRNLLPSPLHGLPIEIEHRTSA from the exons ATGGATTACTTTCCCATAGCGGTGGCACTGATTGCCGTGGTTTCATCCATAGCCATCATCCAGCTCCTCACCAGAGCCAGCAAACCATGTGCGGCTAACCTGCCACCGGGCTCCCTCGGCCTGCCGGTGATCGGGCagagcctcggcctcctccgcgccTTGCGTAGCAACACCAACGACCAGTGGATACAGGAGAGGATCGACAGGTACGGGCCGGTGTCGAAGCTGTCGCTGTTCGGCACGCCGACGGTGCTCATTGCAGGTCCGGCGGCCAACAAGTTCGTGTTCTTCAGCAGCGCGCTGGCGACGCGGCAGCCGCGGTCCGCCCAGCGGATACTCGGCAAGAACAGCATCGTGGACCTCCACGGCGCCGACCACCGGCGCGTCCGAGGCGCGCTGCAGGAGTTCCTCCGGCCGGACATGCTCAAGATGTACGTGAGGACGATCGACGGCGAGGTCCGGCGCCACATCGACGAGAACTGGACGGACCGGGCGACGGTGACGGTGATGCCGCTGATGAAGACGCTGACGTTCGACGTCATCTCCGCGCTGCTCTTCGGCCTCGAGCGGGGCGCCAGGCGGGACGCCCTCGCCGGCGACTTCGATCACGTGATGGAGGGCATGTGGGCCATCCCGGTGAACCTTCCTTTCACGGCGTTCAGACGGAGCCTCGAGGCCAGCGGCAGGGCTCGCCGGGCGCTGGAGGCGATcacgcgggagaagaaggagaaggtggagcaGGGCAAGGCGTCAAGGAACAGCGACCTCATCACCTGCCTGCTCAGCCTGACGGACGAGGATGGCGAGCGGGTCCTGAGCGACGAGGAGATCGTCGCCAACGCCATAGTCGCCCTCATCGCCGGCCACGACACgacgtccatcctaatgacgttcATGGTCCGCCAGCTCGCAAGTGATTCGACTACCCTCGCCGCCATGGTCCAAG AGCACGAAGAGATCGCCAAGAACAAGGCTGACGGAGAGGCTCTCACCTGGGAAGACCTGGCCAAGATGAAATTAACGTGGCGAGTCGCGCAGGAGACACTTCGCATGGTCCCTCCCATCTTCGGCAACTTCAGAGTAGCACTCGAGGACATCGAATTCGACAGCTACTTGATCCCCAAAGGATGGCAG GTGCTTTGGACGGCAAACGCGACACACATGGACGCGAGCATCTACCACGAGCCGGCCAAGTTTGACCCGTCCCGGTTTGAGAACCAGTCAGCATCGGCGGCGCCTCCATGCTCCTTCGTCCCCTTCGGCGGTGGCCCGAGGATATGTCCCGGGATAGAGTTCTCTAGGATGGAGACGCTGGTCACTATGCACTATCTGGTGAGGCACTTCACATGGAAGCTGTGCTGTAAATCCGACACTTTTGTCAGGAACCTCTTGCCGTCCCCGCTGCATGGTCTACCCATCGAAATCGAGCACAGGACCTCTGCTTGA